ATACGCCATATTGGCGTTTTCCTTGACCTGCCAATCAAGCTCCTGAATATACTTGTCAATCATCTCAACCGCCTCGTCAATTGCCGTGCTCGCCTCTCGGACGCGCCTTCTTTGCTCGCGGTAAATAATGTATCTCTTGGCCGTTTCGGCGTAATCGTTGATAATAAAAATCTCTTCAACAATGTCCTGAATTTTTTCTATTTGAGGAATGTCGTCTTTTTTAAATCTTCTGTTAAGAAGCCCAACGACTTGGTCTGATAATTTTTTAGCGATTCCTTTTCCTCCTTCTTTGGTCGCGGTCAGCGCCTTAAAAACAGCTGAAGTAATTTTTGACTGGTCAAAATCAACAATCCTTCCATCTCTTTTTTCTACTTGCTTGAATTTTAATTTAGGCATAATTTCTGGTGATTAAATTATAAAACGAAAAACCCGCCGCATAATAATTGTAAAATTTTATTTGGTGGGTTCTCAATACCTCTATTTTACTCTATATTAAAAAACCGCGCAACAAAAAAGATTTGGAAAATCTATTATTCTTTATTTTTTTGACCACTTAATTGTTTGTCTGATTCCATCTTCTAACTTTGTTTCAGCTTCCCATTTTAAAACTTTTTTAGCTTTACCGCAATTCAAACAACTTCTCATCTGTTCTCCTTTTTTAGCTGGGCTAAATTGTTTTTTAATTTTACAATCCAAGATTAATTCTATAATCTCAACCATTTGCAAAAGATTAGTCTCAACCGTAGCGCCGATATTAATCTCTCCAACATAATCAGATTTAGCGGAATCTATAAGGGACTTAACTACATCGCCAACATATATAAAATCCCTTGTTTGCAGACCATTGCCATTAATTATACTTTTTTTATTGTTAATCGCGTTGTTGATAAAAATGGCGATTACTCCCGCTTCTCCTCCCTTAAATTGGTGCGGACCGTAAACATTGCTAAAACGCAAAGAGATATATTTTTGACCGTAAACTTTGTAATAATAATTTAAATATTTCTCAAAAGTTAATTTATGAATTCCATAAGGAGAAATCGGTTCTGGCAAATAATCTTCTGCTGTGGGAATTATGCTTGCATCGCCGTAAACCGCGCCTCCGCTGGAAGAAAAAATTATTTTTTTAATTTTATGCCGATAGCAATTTTCTAAAATATTTAATCCGCCCAAAACATTTATCTCATTATCAAAATTTGAATTCTCTATTGATTTTCTAACATCAATTTGCGCCGCCAAATGAAAAACAAAATCAATTTTTCTCTTTAAAGATTCTTTTTTAAATATTTCGCTTATTTTTTTAGAACGAATATCAACTTGATAAAATTTTGCCTTACAATCAATATACTCCTTTTTGCCAGTTGATAAATCGTCAACAACAACCACTTCATTCCCTAATCTGATTAATTTATCAGACAAATTAGAACCAATAAACCCCGCTCCGCCAGTTATTAAAATTTTTTTATTTCTCATAATATAATTATGAAACTAAATTTATCTTAAGTCAAACAAAAAAAACAACGGATTTGCCCGCTGTTTTTAAATCTTAAAAAATTTGGAAAATCTATTTCATTTTCCGTCTGATAAAGGCTGGAACATCCCATTCGCTCTCTTGATCGTCTTCGGAAATAACTTTTTGCGCGCTACCGAGCGTTGGTCTTTTTTCATCCACTTTCCTTTCCTCTCCTCTGTTAACTCTTGAAATATCTTGAATTCTCGAATCAGCCGGCTTTTTCATCGCGTCCTCAAAATTGGTGGCGATCACCGTAATCTTAATTTCACCCTTTTTTAATTTATCATCCATGACCGCTCCAAAAATAACTTTCGCGTCGGGGTCAATTGACTCCGTAATAATTTTGGCCGCCTCGTTGATTTCGGTCATTGTCAAATCAGGACCGCCGCTCACATTGAAAAGCACTCCCTTGGCTCCGTCAATAGAAACCTCCAAAAGAGGAGAATTGATCGCCGCTTTCGCCGCTTCAACCGCTCTGTCCTCACCAGAAGCCCGTCCAATTCCCATTAAAGCCGAACCAGCGTCTTGCATAATCGCCTTAATATCGGCGAAATCAACATTAACAATACCTGGCGTCACGACCAAATCGGAAATTCCCTGAACCGCTTGTCTTAAAACATCGTCAACAATTGAAAACGCGTTCAAAAGCGATGTTTTATGGTCAATCACCGAAAGAAGTTTGTCATTAGGAATAGTAATTAAAGTATCAACTCTGTCTTTAAGCTGAGCAATGCCCTCTTCCGCGAATCGCGCTCTTTGTTTTCCTTCAAAAGAAAATGGCTTAGTCACCACTGCCACAGTCAAAGCGCCCGAGTCCTTCGCCGCCTCCGCGATAATCGGAGCCGCACCCGTGCCCGTTCCTCCGCCCATGCCACAAGCGATAAAAACCATATCGGCGCCCTTAACCACTTCATGAATTTCGTCTCTATTTTCTTCCGCTGCCTGACGACCCACTTCTGGATTCATGCCCGAGCCAAGTCCTTTGGTTAAATTTTTGCCAATGTGAACTTTTTCCGGCGCCTTGACATGATGCAAATCCTGGGCATCCGTGTTAATCGCCACAAAATCAACGCCTTGAATTTTACAAGCCAACATTCTTGAAATAGCGTTTCCGCCACTGCCGCCGACGCCAATCACTTTAATTTTAGCAAAACTCTCCACCTCAGGTTTGATTTGAGCCATAATATTAAAAATTAAACTTTTAATTTATTATACATACTTCCCTAAAAAACGCAAGTATTTTTATGAAAATTCAAATTTAAGGGAGAAAATCGCGCATCCAGCCCTTGAGCTTTCCGACTGTCCCACCAATGGAAATTCCCGGAGACGAAAGCCCCCATCCTCCGTTTTTGGCGCGCTTATCTATGCTCCAAAGCACTAAACCAACAGCCGTCGCGAAAGCGGGGTCGTCCACTTCGTCAACAACGCCTTCCATTTCCGAAGGAAAACCAATTTGCGCCGGCAATTTCAATTCATCTTTCGCCAAATCAACCAAACTCGGCATTTTAGCCCCGCCCCCCACAAAAACAATGCCTGCCGGCAAAAGCCCTTGTCGGTCAATAATTTTCAATTCCTTGTTGGCTAACTCCAAAATTTCGCTCATTCGCGCCTCAATAATTTTAACCACTTCTATGCGCGGAATTATTCCTTTTTCTTCTAGCCCCAATTTGGACAAATCAATGTTGTCCTTTTTGCTAATTTCAGCCGACAAGGCCGAGCCATATTCCAATTTAACCTTTTCCGCCAAATCAATACTTCCTCTTAAACCGATCGCGATGTCATTGGTAATATGAGCCGAACCAACAGGCAAAACGCAACTATGAATAATGTTGCCCTCTTCAAAAACCGTCATGCCCGCCGTTCCTCCGCCCAAGTCCAAAGATAAAACGCCCAATTCTTTCTGTCTTTTATTTAACGCGGCGCGACTGGCGGCCAAAGGAGCCAAAACCATCTCTTCTATTTCCAGCCCCGCCTCCGTTACGCACTTCGTTAAGTTTTTCATAAAGGGAATCGCCCCTTCAATTAATAACGCGTCCACATCTAACCGCACGCCTGTCATTCCAGTTGGGTCGCTGATGCCGCACTGATTGTCAACCGAAAAACAGCGCGGAATAACATGAAGAATTTCTCTGTTCTGCGCGATGGAAATAGTTGAAGCGGCGTTAACCGCCCGATTAACATCTTCTCTTGAAACCTCTTTGTCAGCCCTGGAAACAGCCACCACGCCCTTGTTTGTTTTAGAAATAATATGATTGCCGCTTACTCCAACCGTCACCCGTTCAATGGAAATACCACTGCTCCGTTCGGCGTTTTGAACGGCCTCGCTAATATTTTTGACCGTCTCTTCAATATCAACCACCACGCCTTTTCGCAAACCAAAAGACGGCGCCTGGCCAACGCCAATAATTTGCGGTTTCGCCTGCCCAGCCCCCGCCTTAGCCACAATCACGCGAATAAAGCAAGTCCCAACATCCAAACCAACGATAATAGTATCTTTAGTCATAAATCAAAAACTAATAACTTTCAATATTTCCCCTTCTATTTTCTCCATTTCTTCCGCTTTTTCTATATCTTTTTCATGCTTATATCCGAGCAAATGAAGTATACCATGAATTAACAAAATAGTCAGTTCTTTTTCAAGAGAATGCTCCGCGCGTTTCGCCTGTTTTTTAGCGTAAGGATAGCAAATAATAATCTCGCCCAACCGCTTCACTCCGTCTGGCGAATTGGCAAAAAACATATCATCGCCTTTTTTTAATCGCGGAAACGCCTTCGCTAAATAAGGCAAAACCGATTTATTGTCAAAAGACAAAACATCAGTCGCCCTATTCTTCCCCCGATACATCTTATTCAACTTCCTTATCCTCCCCTCGCCAACAATAGCCAAACTTATTTCCACCTCCTCCTTCAGCAAACCAGATAAGCCCTTTTTCTTCGCCATGAATTCCAGCGCTCTTGCCGCTATTTTTGCTAAAAAATTCTCGTCTATTTCATTTTGAGTAAAGTTATGTATTT
This genomic stretch from Patescibacteria group bacterium harbors:
- the ftsA gene encoding cell division protein FtsA, coding for MTKDTIIVGLDVGTCFIRVIVAKAGAGQAKPQIIGVGQAPSFGLRKGVVVDIEETVKNISEAVQNAERSSGISIERVTVGVSGNHIISKTNKGVVAVSRADKEVSREDVNRAVNAASTISIAQNREILHVIPRCFSVDNQCGISDPTGMTGVRLDVDALLIEGAIPFMKNLTKCVTEAGLEIEEMVLAPLAASRAALNKRQKELGVLSLDLGGGTAGMTVFEEGNIIHSCVLPVGSAHITNDIAIGLRGSIDLAEKVKLEYGSALSAEISKKDNIDLSKLGLEEKGIIPRIEVVKIIEARMSEILELANKELKIIDRQGLLPAGIVFVGGGAKMPSLVDLAKDELKLPAQIGFPSEMEGVVDEVDDPAFATAVGLVLWSIDKRAKNGGWGLSSPGISIGGTVGKLKGWMRDFLP
- a CDS encoding NAD-dependent epimerase/dehydratase family protein translates to MRNKKILITGGAGFIGSNLSDKLIRLGNEVVVVDDLSTGKKEYIDCKAKFYQVDIRSKKISEIFKKESLKRKIDFVFHLAAQIDVRKSIENSNFDNEINVLGGLNILENCYRHKIKKIIFSSSGGAVYGDASIIPTAEDYLPEPISPYGIHKLTFEKYLNYYYKVYGQKYISLRFSNVYGPHQFKGGEAGVIAIFINNAINNKKSIINGNGLQTRDFIYVGDVVKSLIDSAKSDYVGEINIGATVETNLLQMVEIIELILDCKIKKQFSPAKKGEQMRSCLNCGKAKKVLKWEAETKLEDGIRQTIKWSKK
- the ftsZ gene encoding cell division protein FtsZ, with the translated sequence MAQIKPEVESFAKIKVIGVGGSGGNAISRMLACKIQGVDFVAINTDAQDLHHVKAPEKVHIGKNLTKGLGSGMNPEVGRQAAEENRDEIHEVVKGADMVFIACGMGGGTGTGAAPIIAEAAKDSGALTVAVVTKPFSFEGKQRARFAEEGIAQLKDRVDTLITIPNDKLLSVIDHKTSLLNAFSIVDDVLRQAVQGISDLVVTPGIVNVDFADIKAIMQDAGSALMGIGRASGEDRAVEAAKAAINSPLLEVSIDGAKGVLFNVSGGPDLTMTEINEAAKIITESIDPDAKVIFGAVMDDKLKKGEIKITVIATNFEDAMKKPADSRIQDISRVNRGEERKVDEKRPTLGSAQKVISEDDQESEWDVPAFIRRKMK
- the ybeY gene encoding rRNA maturation RNase YbeY, whose translation is MLEIHNFTQNEIDENFLAKIAARALEFMAKKKGLSGLLKEEVEISLAIVGEGRIRKLNKMYRGKNRATDVLSFDNKSVLPYLAKAFPRLKKGDDMFFANSPDGVKRLGEIIICYPYAKKQAKRAEHSLEKELTILLIHGILHLLGYKHEKDIEKAEEMEKIEGEILKVISF